CAAACTTACAACCAACCGCTCCCTGAACAAGCAAAACAGATCGGGAGCTTAGCCGAGCGAATGGCAGTCTATGAACGACAGGAATTGAAGGCTGCTTTGGCCGAACACGAGGGAAATAAAACTGCCACGGCTCGCGCACTGGGAATTTCCGTGCGAAACTTGTATTATAAGTTGGAGAAATACGGAATGGTTGGGAAAACGTAACTAATCGCTTAAAATGGTTACCGTCGTATGTTATCGTCCTTACAAGTGATCCATTTTGTGATTGAAAAAAATTGCATGCAATAATTATCATGGCATGAAAAAAAATGCAGGCTTTTTCCCGTGGATACCGCGTCATTGGAAGCATCTTTTTTGGCATCGTCTTTGCAGTTTTTATTCATAAGCCATCACGCTTTCAGGAGGTCCTTACCATGAATCTATTTGAACATATGTCGGAAGAAAACTTTGAACAAGTCGTCTTTTGCCAAGAAAAATCTTCGGGGTTAAAAGCGATTATTGCTGTCCATGATACGACCCTCGGACCCGCGCTGGGGGGAACGAGGATGTGGCCGTATGAAAATGAGGAGGAAGCGCTCGTCGATGTGTTGCGACTGGCAAAGGGAATGACGTATAAAAACGCTGCAGCCGGCCTGAATTTGGGAGGAGGGAAAGCGGTTATTATTGGAGATAGCCGTCATGAGAAAAACGAATCTAAATTACGGGCATTCGGTCGCTATATTCAAGGCTTGGGCGGTCGTTATATTACAGCCGAGGATGTAGGGATGGAAGAGCCGGATATGGATACGATTCATTTGGAGACCGATTATGTGACCGGACGTTCGCCTGCTACACCGGGCGGAGGCGGAAATCCTTCCCCGCTGACGGGGTACGGCATATATGTAGGAATGAAAGCGAGCGCGAAGGAAGTGTATGGAACGGATGCACTGTCGGATAAAACCGTGGCCGTACAAGGGGTCGGCAGTGTCGCTTACCATCTGTGCAAGCATTTGCACAAGGAAGGCGCGAACCTCGTCGTAACCGATATTCACGAGCCAACGGTCCAACGTGCGGTGCAGGAATTTGACGCTCGTGCTGTCGGGACGGAAGAGATTTATGATGTGGAATGCGATATTTTTGCCCCCTGTGCCCTTGGAGCTGTGCTTAATGATGAAACGATGGATCGCATTCACGCCTCGATTATTGCAGGGTCGGCAAACAATCAATTGCATCAGTCTCGTCATGGCGATGCGCTCCATGAAAAAGGCATTCTTTACGCTCCGGATTACGTGATTAACGCGGGAGGCGTCATTCATGTAGCCGATGAATTGCAAGGATACAACCGGGAACGGGCCATGAAGAGCGTTGAAGGTCTCTATGAACAAATGACAAAGGTGTTTGAGATTGCCAAACGCGATGGGATTCCTACGCATCAAGCAGCTAACCAACTTGCGGTAGAACGGATCGAAAATGTACGTAAAGCAAAAAATGCCTATGTAAGAGACCCGAAAGATATTTTGTCCTGAGGATATGGGAGCCGAAGAATAATTTTTGAAACAATAATTCGCAGGAAGCAGTTGCAAAAAGGGAGGAGGAAAACAATGGCCGATGAATATGATCTTGTTGTGATCGGCGCCGGCACCGGTGGTTATGTTGCTGCCATCCGCGCCGCTCAACTCGGAAACCGAGTGGCCATCGTTGAAAAAGAAGCGCTCGGCGGAACCTGCCTTCACAAAGGATGTATTCCGAGTAAAACGCTGTTGCGGAGTGCGGAAGTGTATAGAGAGGTACGGGAGGCGGCATCGTTCGGCATCGATACGGAAGGCGTAACGCTTGATTTTTCAAAAGTGCAGGAACGTAAACAAAGCGTCGTCGATCAGTTGCATGGCGGCGTTCACCAATTGCTTCAAAATGAAAATATTAAAGTGTTCGAAGGCCATGCACGTATTTTGGGGCCGTCCATTTTTTCCCCGAGTGCCGGCAGTATTTCCATCGAATATACGGATGGCAGGGAAAACGAAGTACTCATTCCCAAACACGTGTTGATCGCGACCGGGTCACAACCAAGACGTCTCAAAGATATAGATTTTTCCCATGAAAACGTAATGACATCGGACGAGGCGTTATTTATGGAACGTTTACCTGCCTCAATGACGATTATCGGCGGCGGGGTGATCGGGACGGAGTGGGCATCTATGCTCATTGATTTTGGGGTGGATGTTACTGTGTTGGAAGCACAAGATCGTTTGCTTCCCGGGGAAGACGAGGATATTTCCGTTGAAATGAAAAAACAGTTGGAAAAGAGAGGCGTTCGTGTTTATTTAAATGCGGAAGTGCAAACAGAGGAGGTGCAAGTGGAACGTGAGCATGTAGCAGTGCAGGTCGTACTGGATGGGGAAAATTATATGATCTCGGCAGAAAGTTTGCTCGTTTCCATCGGACGCGAAGCAACGATTACCGATATCGGACTTCAAAATACGGAAATTCAGATCGAAGATGGCAAAATCGTTACGAATGAGTGGGGGCAAACAAAGGAAGCGCACATGTACGCCATCGGTGATGTGACGCAAGGGTATGAACTTGCCCACGTGGCTTCCCATCAGGGAATGATTGCTGTTGCACATATGAATGAGCAAAGTCCTGCAGGATTAAACGAACGGCATATGCCGAGATGCACCTATAGCCATCCGGAAGTTGCCTCCCTCGGTTTAAGCGAGACGGAAGCAAAGGCTCAAGGTTTTCATGTGAAAATCGGTACGTTTCCACTTCGTGCGATTGGAAAAGCACTTATCCAGGGTGATGCAGATGGCTTTTGCAAATTTATTTCCAACGAAGCCAACAACGATTTGCTCGGGATCCACATGATCGGAACGAATGCAACGGAACTGATTTCCGAAGGGGCACTTGCCATGATGCTGGATGCAGCCGATTGGGAAGTGGCAGAGGCGGTTCACCCGCACCCGAACATCTCTGAAGTGTTTAAGGAAGCGGCACTTCACGCCGACCGACGTGCCATTCATCTATCCCGGTGATAAGCGCCCCTAAATCTCCCGCTTCAACCCCGCACGGGAGATAACGGGCGACTAACACCCCGATTGCGACGCACAGGAAGTGCTAGTGCCGGCGTTGCCACAGGACGTAGCGCTCTTAGCCGGCTACCTTAATTCACTCAGAGGGGATGAACCGCCCCCTCTGATGGAAGTTTCACTTTATAGGAGGAGGTAACAATGAGCGAGGGAAAACACGAGAAGCTGGGATTAAACCGGGAACAATTACTGGAGATGCTTAAAACGATGCTGACCGCTCGTAAAATCGATGAACGGATGTGGTTGTTAAACCGTGCCGGAAAAATCCCGTTCGTCGTTTCCTGCCAAGGACACGAAGCAGCACAAGTGGGAGCGGCGACGGCACTGGATAAAGACAACGACTACATTCTTCCGTATTATCGGGACGTAGGGATGGTCTTGCACTTTGGCATGACAGTGAAAGATTTAATGCTGGCCGGATTTGCCAAAGCAGAAGATCCTAATTCCGGGGGGAGACAAATGCCAAACCATTTTGGCAGTAAAAAGCATCGAATCGTAACGGGGTCTTCTCCGGTAACTACCCAAGTGCCCCATGCAGTTGGCATTGCCCTGGCAGGAAGGATTAAAGAGGACCCTTTTGTTTGTCTCACTTCTTTTGGCGAAGGCTCTTCGAACCAAGGAGATTTTCATGAAGCCGCAAATTTTGCAGGCGTGCATGGCTTGCCGGTCATCTTTTTCTGCGAAAACAATCAATACGCGATTTCTGTGCCCGTCGATCGCCAAATCGCTAGTGAACGTGTTTCCGATCGAGCTTACGCGTATGGAATGCCCGGCGAAACCGTGGACGGCAATGATCCGCTTGCTGTCTATGAAGCGGTTAAAAAAGCTGCCGACAACGCGCGCGCGGGTGGAGGGCCGGCATTGATTGAAAGCTTGTCTTATCGTTTAACCCCGCATTCGAGCGACGATGACGATCGTTCCTATCGTGAGTGGGAGGAAGTGGACGATGCCAAGAGAAAGGATGGCATTTTTACGTTTGTCGATTATTTAAAAGGTTATGGTTTATTGACGGATACAGAAGAAAAAGACATACATGAAAAAATCCAACGTTCAATCGATGAAGCGACGGAAGTCGCGGAAAATGCGGCGTACGCGGAAGCGGAATCAACCTTGAACCACGTGTATCACGAGTAAGAGAGGAGGGTGTAGAATGGCGACGAAAAATTATATCAGTGCAGTCACGACAGCATTACAAGAGGAAATGGAAAAAGATGACGGCGTTTTCGTCCTCGGCGAGGATGTTGCTGCCAAAGGCGGCGTGTTTCGTGCGACAGAGGGATTGTATGAACAATTTGGAGCAACCCGAGTGCTTGACACCCCCTTGGCTGAGTCGGCAATTGCCGGTGTGGGCATTGGAGCTGCCATGTATGGACTGCGTCCGGTGGCAGAAATGCAATTTGCCGATTTTATGCTCCCCGCTGTCAACCAGATTATTTCGGAAGCTGCGAAAATCCGCTATCGCTCCAACAATGACTGGCACGTGCCTATCACGATTCGTGCCCCCTACGGCGGCGGCATACACGGAGCGCTTTACCATTCCCAATCCTTAGAAGCGTTGTTTTCCAGCACTCCCGGATTGAAAGTAGTTGCTCCGTCGACGCCGTATGATGTGAAAGGCCTTTTAAAAGCAGCGATTCGTGACCCTGATCCCGTTCTGTTTTTTGAACATAAAAAAGCCTATCGTTTGATTAAAGGCGAAGTCCCCGAGGATGAATACACCGTTCCTATCGGAACGGCGGATGTGAAGCGGGAAGGCGATGATGTCACGGTGATGACGTATGGGATGTGCGTCCATTTTGCGTTGGAAGCGGCCGAAAAGTTGCAAGAGGAAGGGATATCCACCCACGTGCTCGATTTGCGTACAATTTATCCTATGGATCGAGCGGCGATTGTCAGAGCTGCGCGTCGGACAGGAAAAATTTTGCTCGTCACTGAAGACAACAAAGAGGGAAGTGTGTTGAATGAAGCCGCGGCAACCATTGCCGAAGATTGCTTGTTTGACCTTGACGCGCCCGTTCAGCGTCTTGCGGCTCCTGACGTACCGGCGATGCCTTACGCGCCCCCGTTGGAAAAGTATTTCATGATGAACGCGGAAAAAGTAGAGCAAGCCATTCGCGAATTGGCAGAATTTTAGGAGGTACTCTCGATGAAAAAAGAGATTGTCATGCCTCAATTGGGAGAAAGTGTAACGGAAGGGACGATTACCCAGTGGCTCGTGAACCCCGGGGACAACGTGAATAAATATGAACCGATCGCGGAAGTGGATACAGATAAAGTCAATGCAGAGGTCCCTTCTTCCTATACAGGGACTATCAGTGACATTATCGCGAAAGAAAATCAGACGGTGCAAGTCGGAGATGTGGTTGCTTATATCGAAACCGAGGATACCTCGAAAGAAGAAACTCCACCTGAACGTGAGGGGCGACGGGAAAATCAAACGGGAAAACAAGAACGTTCTGAAGAATCATCCCAGAAGAAACGGTATTCCCCTGCCGTCCTTACCTTGGCACAAAAGCATAACATTGATATAGAAACGATAGAAGGCACAGGCAGGGGCGGGCGTATTACGCGAAAAGATGTGGAGAAAAAATTGGAGGCAGGGGAAAAAACGACAGCGAAGGCACCCGAGCCGCAACGGGAAGAACAAGATGCTTCATTGGGAGTGGAGGCGAGTGCTTCCGACGAAGTTATTCCTGTAACCGGCGTGCGTAAAGCCATTGCTGCAAACATGAGCCAAAGCAAGCAGGAGATCCCCCATGCCTGGACGATGGTTGAAGTGGACGTTACGACTATCGTTCGTTATCGCGAAAAAGAGAAAGAAGCATTTCGAAACCAGGAAGGGATCCCGCTGACGTTTATGCCTTTTTTCATGCAAGCGGTGACCGCGGGGCTTAAAAAATACCCGGAAGTTAACGCTACTTGGCAAGGCGACCATATTGTTCGTAAAAAGGAAATCAATCTTTCCATGGCTATCGGCACCGAAGAAGCACTTTACGTTCCCGTCATTGCAAATGCTGATGAGAAGAATATCCGGGGCATGGCGCGATCCTTGCATTCTCTTGCCGAAAAAACGAGAAACGGGAAGCTAACGAGCGATGATATACGCGGAGGAACGTTTACGTTAAACAACACGGGAGCTTTTGGTTCCGTGCAATCGATGCCTATCATTAATCATCCGCAAGCAGCGATTCTTTCCGTGGAATCCATCGTTAAACGTCCCGTTGTGAAAGAAGACGATATGATTGCCGTGCGTCACATGGTCAATCTGTGTCTTTCCCTCGATCATCGTGTGCTGGACGGATTGATTTGCGGAAGATTTCTGGCCTATGTGAAAGAACAGTTGGAACAGTTCAATGGAGAAGGGATGTAAAAGCGAGAGGGGAGGGGGACTGGGCTCGATGACACCAGTAAGAGGAAAACAATGGAATAAAGTGGCCTCATGAAAGGTTCATGCCACCACTTAAAGGGAAAAATAGCAAATGGAGGCGCCGTGAAGTGCTCATGTGCTTTTTCCCCACTTCTCACCTCTAACATGTAAGCATTGTATTTGAGTTTTCTGTTTCCAGTCGTTACAATAATGAGTGAACATAAACCCTTGGAAAGGAGAAATTCCTGTGCAGTTTGAATATTTCATGAATGATGTCGTACAATCCGCACGCGATGAGATGACAGAGGCAGGCTACGAACATTTAAGCACGCCTGAAGAAGTAGATAAAACATTCAAAGATGAAGGAACCACGTTGGTGATGGTCAATTCCGTATGCGGGTGCGCGGGGGGGATTGCACGTCCGGCAGCTGCTTATATGCAAAACTATGAGAGCAAACCCGATCGCTTTGTGACCGTCTTCGCCGGTCAAGACCGTGAAGCCACGGATCATGCGCGCGAATACTTTGAAGGCTACGGCCCATCGTCCCCATCGTTTGCACTTATGAAAAATGGAGAGATTCAAACGATGGTTGAGCGCCATGAAATTGAAGGGCATGAACCAATCGAGGTCGTGCAAAAATTAGAAGCTGCCTTTGATGAACATTGCTCGTGAAGCCGCCAATAGCGGCTTCTCGTTTTTAAAACGTACATAAGAGGTGTCAAAACGGATGAATGATTTGTATCAACAAATACAGGTTTATTTAAATATGGAAGGCGAAATTGATTTTGAGGAATTTCAGGATTATTACAAAAAAGTCATTGATTATCTTCAAGAACACGGGAATGATCTTGAAGAAGAACAAATCTGGCAAGGGTTGCTCGTGGTAGAAAGCGTCGCCTCGAATGCTGAAAATCGCGGGAAGGAACAACGTAAAGGAAAAGAGGCGAAAAAGTATAAGCGCATGCGGGAGCGTGCCAAATTATGGGCCCAAAACTTCACGAAACGGTTGCAGTCCCTCGGTTACAGCGATGAACAAATCAACGACCGTTTCCACGCCATGTTAGAAGAAGAACCGGAACAACAATAAGAAGCGACTGACTGTTGACATGGCGCCCTTCTCCTCCTATACTGAAGATTGTCTGTTCAGGGGCGCCTATGGTGAAATGGATATCACGCGAGATTCCGGTTCTCGTATTCCAGGTTCGAATCCTGGTAGGCGCGCCAATCATACATAATGCAAGATCTCCTGGCCGGGAGGTCTTTTTTTATTTTGTGCGATCAGAACGGATGGGAGGGCCGAGCGCAGTCATACATAGAGCCTAAAATACTTAGGATTTCATCATAATGGACGAAAAGCCAAGTTTTTCTGAAGGAAAAAGGTACATACTCCGGGAACAACAGAGAATAATAAAGGATAGTTTATACAATGGAGGGAGGTACGGGATGGTATTCAAAAGTTTGGCCGCGGCTATTTTACTTTTTGCTCCTTTGTGGCCGATGGATGTGGAACCTTTTCCGGGGGAGCCTTTTATTATCGTTAACAAGTCCACGAATGAATTAGGATGGGTAGAGAATGGCGAGTTGGACAACGTGTACGACGTAGCGACGGGAAAAGATGCAAAAGATACGCCGGAAGGTATTTTTACGGTGATTGTGAAAGCGGAGCAACCTTATTACCGTGCGCAAGACATCGAAGGCGGGGATCCTGACAACCCTCTTGGCAGTCGTTGGATCGGCTTTGACGCGGGAAATACCGATGGACGGACATACGGCGTACATGGGACGAACGATAGCAGCACGATCGGGGGAAAGGTTTCATTAGGCTGCATTCGCATGCATAATGAAGAGGTGGACGGCTTGTATGATCAAGTGCCGATGGGAACAAAAATATGGATCGGCACCGAACCGGAACGGGAAATAGAAGATATGGCGAGAGAAATCGGAGTATTAAAAAACGAGAAAGGAATCCCTTTCTCGTATTAAATCATGGCACCGAATCCGGCCAAAAAGGTGCCTACTACCAATACAAAAATCATGACATAAACAATGGTTTTCTGAAAAGTGCGAGGCATTTCTTATCCCTCCAACGTACATATTTTGATAGTGTTATTTTACGAGTTTTTAATGATTTTCTCAAGTGCCAAATAAGGGGAGTCAAATGAGATGAACAACCTTCCGGAAACAGTGGATCATATTGGCATTGCCGTTCATTCCATAGAGGAACGCTTGCCTTATTACCGGAATTTGCTGGGATTTACGTTGACTGAGACGAATCACCTCCCCCATCAGCAAGTGAAAGTGGCCTTCCTGTCAAGCGGGGATATCAACATTGAACTTCTTGAACAGATGGGGGACGGTGGTACGGTCGCACGTTTTCTTGCCAGAAAAGGGGAAGGCATTCATCATTTCGCATTACAAGTGGACGATATTGAAACGTTTCTCAAAGAACTAAACGGGAAAAATCCATTCGCATCTTTAGGCCCTGCGGAAACCGGTGCACGTGGCCGAACGGTTGCTTTCCTTGATCCGAAAATATCCGGTGGCGTTTTAATAGAACTATGCCAGCGATAAAAAAGGCAGTGTGGAACGTAAAAAATATGACAAAAGCCAAGCCCTTTCCTATACAGTTATGATAAAATCAAAGAGATCATACATATATCGTTTGGAGCGTGGCTGCTTCTGCGTCATAATGATGAACAGGAAGCGCCTAGCCTGTCATTTTAAGGGGGACGACCATTGGACATTGAACGTCTCGGGAAAACGAATACTTCTTCACACATGATGAGGTCATCTACAACCGTGCCTTCGAATAAAAGAATTGGCTCTCCATCGTTTCAAGATATTATGAACCACCAGCGTCAATCCGTAAACCATGAACGGCTGCAAGCCGCGATGGGCAAGATTGAAGATCAAGGAAAAATGTTGGCAGAATTCCGGACGGCCAGAGAGTTGCGTGAATATAAGAAACTGATCAGAAACTTTGTTGATGAGATCGTCCGAAATGGATTGCAAATCGAGGATAGGCGCGGCTTCAACCGTCCGGGAACAAACGCTTACAGAATCGTTACGGAAGTCGATGAGAAACTGATGCGATTGACCGAGGAAATTATGGAAAAGGAAGCCGGCCATTTGGATATACTGGCGCGGGTCGGTGAAATCCGAGGGTTATTATTGAATTTATATACGTGAGGAGATGTTGGAAGTGATTCGTATATTATTTGTCTGCTTAGGAAATATTTGCCGTTCGCCAATGGCTGAAGCAATTTTTCGCAAAAAAGCGGCTGCGCATGGGTTAAGCGAGCAGATTCATATCGAGTCGGCAGGTACGGGACACTGGCATGTTGGAGAACCTCCCCACGAGGGGACGATGAATATTTTGTCTGAAAATGAAATTGATGCCGGCGGATTGACCGCGCGCCAAGTCGTGAAAGAAGACTTGGACAGTTTTGATATTGTTGTGGCATTGGATGCTGAAAATCTAGGGTTCTTACAAACATTGCGAAAACAAACGCAAAAGGTAGAAATCGTTCGTCTCCTTGATTACTCCGAAAGGGAGGAAAGCGATGTGCCTGATCCGTATTTCACCGGCAATTTTCAGGAAGTGTATGAGATGATTGATGAGGCTTGTGCATCGCTTCTCGAAGAGGTAGAAAAAGAATGGTTGTGATTCCTGCGCATGTGTTAAAAGAAGCGGAAATCGATAACGAGGCTTCGATCCTACCGGTAAGTGGCGGTGATAGTAATCAATCGTTTCAAATCCGCGGGGAACATAATCGTTATTTTTTAAAATGGCGTGAAGATCCCCCGCCTCGTTTATTTCAAAAAGAGGCGAGACAGCTTTCTATGCTCGGAAATGCCGTGGGGGTGAATGTACCGGAAATTGCTCGCTATGGTGATCATTATTTGCTTTTGTCATGGATTGAAGGGAATGCTGCTTCTTGGACAGAAGAAAAACTCGGGGAGATGATCGCTGATTTGCACAGGGAAAAAGGAGAATATTTTGGCTTTGATGAAGAC
The Salicibibacter kimchii DNA segment above includes these coding regions:
- a CDS encoding Glu/Leu/Phe/Val dehydrogenase dimerization domain-containing protein produces the protein MNLFEHMSEENFEQVVFCQEKSSGLKAIIAVHDTTLGPALGGTRMWPYENEEEALVDVLRLAKGMTYKNAAAGLNLGGGKAVIIGDSRHEKNESKLRAFGRYIQGLGGRYITAEDVGMEEPDMDTIHLETDYVTGRSPATPGGGGNPSPLTGYGIYVGMKASAKEVYGTDALSDKTVAVQGVGSVAYHLCKHLHKEGANLVVTDIHEPTVQRAVQEFDARAVGTEEIYDVECDIFAPCALGAVLNDETMDRIHASIIAGSANNQLHQSRHGDALHEKGILYAPDYVINAGGVIHVADELQGYNRERAMKSVEGLYEQMTKVFEIAKRDGIPTHQAANQLAVERIENVRKAKNAYVRDPKDILS
- the lpdA gene encoding dihydrolipoyl dehydrogenase; the protein is MADEYDLVVIGAGTGGYVAAIRAAQLGNRVAIVEKEALGGTCLHKGCIPSKTLLRSAEVYREVREAASFGIDTEGVTLDFSKVQERKQSVVDQLHGGVHQLLQNENIKVFEGHARILGPSIFSPSAGSISIEYTDGRENEVLIPKHVLIATGSQPRRLKDIDFSHENVMTSDEALFMERLPASMTIIGGGVIGTEWASMLIDFGVDVTVLEAQDRLLPGEDEDISVEMKKQLEKRGVRVYLNAEVQTEEVQVEREHVAVQVVLDGENYMISAESLLVSIGREATITDIGLQNTEIQIEDGKIVTNEWGQTKEAHMYAIGDVTQGYELAHVASHQGMIAVAHMNEQSPAGLNERHMPRCTYSHPEVASLGLSETEAKAQGFHVKIGTFPLRAIGKALIQGDADGFCKFISNEANNDLLGIHMIGTNATELISEGALAMMLDAADWEVAEAVHPHPNISEVFKEAALHADRRAIHLSR
- a CDS encoding thiamine pyrophosphate-dependent dehydrogenase E1 component subunit alpha; translation: MSEGKHEKLGLNREQLLEMLKTMLTARKIDERMWLLNRAGKIPFVVSCQGHEAAQVGAATALDKDNDYILPYYRDVGMVLHFGMTVKDLMLAGFAKAEDPNSGGRQMPNHFGSKKHRIVTGSSPVTTQVPHAVGIALAGRIKEDPFVCLTSFGEGSSNQGDFHEAANFAGVHGLPVIFFCENNQYAISVPVDRQIASERVSDRAYAYGMPGETVDGNDPLAVYEAVKKAADNARAGGGPALIESLSYRLTPHSSDDDDRSYREWEEVDDAKRKDGIFTFVDYLKGYGLLTDTEEKDIHEKIQRSIDEATEVAENAAYAEAESTLNHVYHE
- a CDS encoding alpha-ketoacid dehydrogenase subunit beta, yielding MATKNYISAVTTALQEEMEKDDGVFVLGEDVAAKGGVFRATEGLYEQFGATRVLDTPLAESAIAGVGIGAAMYGLRPVAEMQFADFMLPAVNQIISEAAKIRYRSNNDWHVPITIRAPYGGGIHGALYHSQSLEALFSSTPGLKVVAPSTPYDVKGLLKAAIRDPDPVLFFEHKKAYRLIKGEVPEDEYTVPIGTADVKREGDDVTVMTYGMCVHFALEAAEKLQEEGISTHVLDLRTIYPMDRAAIVRAARRTGKILLVTEDNKEGSVLNEAAATIAEDCLFDLDAPVQRLAAPDVPAMPYAPPLEKYFMMNAEKVEQAIRELAEF
- a CDS encoding dihydrolipoamide acetyltransferase family protein, which translates into the protein MKKEIVMPQLGESVTEGTITQWLVNPGDNVNKYEPIAEVDTDKVNAEVPSSYTGTISDIIAKENQTVQVGDVVAYIETEDTSKEETPPEREGRRENQTGKQERSEESSQKKRYSPAVLTLAQKHNIDIETIEGTGRGGRITRKDVEKKLEAGEKTTAKAPEPQREEQDASLGVEASASDEVIPVTGVRKAIAANMSQSKQEIPHAWTMVEVDVTTIVRYREKEKEAFRNQEGIPLTFMPFFMQAVTAGLKKYPEVNATWQGDHIVRKKEINLSMAIGTEEALYVPVIANADEKNIRGMARSLHSLAEKTRNGKLTSDDIRGGTFTLNNTGAFGSVQSMPIINHPQAAILSVESIVKRPVVKEDDMIAVRHMVNLCLSLDHRVLDGLICGRFLAYVKEQLEQFNGEGM
- a CDS encoding BrxA/BrxB family bacilliredoxin; translated protein: MNDVVQSARDEMTEAGYEHLSTPEEVDKTFKDEGTTLVMVNSVCGCAGGIARPAAAYMQNYESKPDRFVTVFAGQDREATDHAREYFEGYGPSSPSFALMKNGEIQTMVERHEIEGHEPIEVVQKLEAAFDEHCS
- a CDS encoding L,D-transpeptidase, producing MVFKSLAAAILLFAPLWPMDVEPFPGEPFIIVNKSTNELGWVENGELDNVYDVATGKDAKDTPEGIFTVIVKAEQPYYRAQDIEGGDPDNPLGSRWIGFDAGNTDGRTYGVHGTNDSSTIGGKVSLGCIRMHNEEVDGLYDQVPMGTKIWIGTEPEREIEDMAREIGVLKNEKGIPFSY
- the prli42 gene encoding stressosome-associated protein Prli42 — its product is MPRTFQKTIVYVMIFVLVVGTFLAGFGAMI
- the mce gene encoding methylmalonyl-CoA epimerase: MNNLPETVDHIGIAVHSIEERLPYYRNLLGFTLTETNHLPHQQVKVAFLSSGDINIELLEQMGDGGTVARFLARKGEGIHHFALQVDDIETFLKELNGKNPFASLGPAETGARGRTVAFLDPKISGGVLIELCQR
- a CDS encoding YaaR family protein is translated as MDIERLGKTNTSSHMMRSSTTVPSNKRIGSPSFQDIMNHQRQSVNHERLQAAMGKIEDQGKMLAEFRTARELREYKKLIRNFVDEIVRNGLQIEDRRGFNRPGTNAYRIVTEVDEKLMRLTEEIMEKEAGHLDILARVGEIRGLLLNLYT
- a CDS encoding low molecular weight protein-tyrosine-phosphatase; this encodes MIRILFVCLGNICRSPMAEAIFRKKAAAHGLSEQIHIESAGTGHWHVGEPPHEGTMNILSENEIDAGGLTARQVVKEDLDSFDIVVALDAENLGFLQTLRKQTQKVEIVRLLDYSEREESDVPDPYFTGNFQEVYEMIDEACASLLEEVEKEWL